From Triticum aestivum cultivar Chinese Spring chromosome 4A, IWGSC CS RefSeq v2.1, whole genome shotgun sequence, a single genomic window includes:
- the LOC123086273 gene encoding filaggrin isoform X6 gives MVRSRSPKGGDDGRRRSTPRRSSDEQGGRKEKGPISLLVRNIPHNCRYEDLRVPFAKFGPVRDIYMPKDYYSGEPKGFAFIEFFDSHDASEAQYHMNRKLFCGREIKVEPATDKRKRPEDMRRRTGVRVHSGSKGRDLSSHGRSRSRSHSRSPRQGGRDRSRSHSPAPRRRGDYSASPKRKEECQAKSSGQSKEHDNDKKLGSCTPGGRSERHDTDNYSNERRATPDYSAAPKRKEACQTKSPRQANEHDEDKNRISFSPDRNNCRDADNGHNERDDYFTSSKRKGERLSKSLRLSKEHDKDKKRRSYSRDDRSDCRDADNSFKERRATTDGGKRSCPRQRSPRPSSGSHSRRRDAYSASPKGKEEHREQSPRQSKEHDKHRKRRSNTPDDRNDCHGADHSHNEMQGDCSTSPRIKEERQAKSSRESEEYNKDTKGAPHDRNDRHDAVNGSRDSNLHVDRKPVTPDDEGSHACWRSPRPSSGSCSRKRDDCSASPNKKEERRAKSPKQSIEYKDEKRRSCTADDMNGRHNAVNGYKKRRDGYSASPKIKEECRAESPRPTKEREDNGGIDRTDADNGYNERRAGPDSASQKRMEKPPQAKSQSQSKEYDNGKENRSYTHDDGKECRNADNGSKVRKDYSAAGKRKEERQASLPRQSKEHDEHKKRGSYTRDDRNDLRDADNGSKERRKDYSAAGKRKEERQASLPRQSKEHDEHTKRGCYTRDDRNDLCDADNGSKERRKDYSAAGKRKEERQASLPRQSKEHDEHKKRGSYTPDDRDDPRDADNGSKERNDYSASRKRMEDYRAKSSRQSKEHGDDKKRGSCTPDDRSHRSDADNGLRERQGDFSASGQRKEEYRGKSPRQLKEHGDNKKRGSYTPADRNDLDNGCNEKLATHDGSRSPCPGRRSPRPS, from the exons ATGGTGAGGAGCCGCTCTCCCAAGGGCGGAGATGACGGCAGGCGACGAAGCACTCCTAGGAGAAGTTCtgatgagcaaggaggaaggaaGGAAAAAGGTCCTATAAGCCTCTTGGTGCGTAACATCCCTCATAACTGCAG ATATGAAGATCTTCGAGTTCCTTTTGCAAAGTTTGGTCCTGTTCGGGATATTTACATGCCAAAAGATTACTACAGTGG GGAGCCAAAAGGGTTTGCTTTTATTGAGTTTTTTGACTCCCATGATGCTTCGGAGGCGCAATATCACATGAACCGTAAGCTGTTTTGTGGACGTGAAATTAAAGTTGAGCCTGCCACGGATAAACGGAAAAGGCCTGAAGACATGCGTAGACGAACTGGAGTAAG AGTTCATTCTGGTTCTAAAGGGCGCGATCTTTCTAGCCATG GACGGTCTCGTTCTCGTTCACACTCCCGTTCTCCTCGCCAAGGTGGTCGTGATAGATCACG GTCACATTCTCCTGCACCAAGAAGGCGTGGTGACTACTCTGCTTCACCAAAGAGAAAGGAAGAGTGCCAGGCAAAATCGTCAGGACAATCAAAAGAACATGACAACGATAAGAAGCTGGGATCCTGTACTCCTGGTGGTAGAAGTGAACGTCATGACACTGATAATTATTCCAATGA GAGGCGGGCAACACCTGACTATTCTGCTGCACCAAAGAGAAAAGAAGCGTGCCAGACAAAATCACCAAGGCAGGCAAATGAACATGATGAGGACAAGAACCGTATATCTTTTAGTCCTGATAGAAACAACTGCCGTGATGCTGACAATGGCCACAATGA GCGAGATGACTACTTTACTTCATCAAAGAGAAAGGGAGAACGCCTGTCAAAATCACTAAGATTGTCCAAAGAACATGATAAGGATAAGAAGCGGAGATCCTATAGTCGTGATGATCGAAGTGACTGCCGTGATGCTGATAATAGTTTCAAAGA GAGGCGGGCAACAACTGATGGTGGTAAGAGATCCTGTCCCCGCCAGAGGTCACCCAGACCATCCTCTGGATCACACTCAAGAAGGCGAGATGCCTACTCTGCTTCCCCAAAGGGAAAAGAAGAGCATCGGGAACAATCACCAAGACAGTCAAAAGAACATGATAAACATAGGAAGCGGAGATCCAATACTCCTGATGATAGAAATGACTGCCATGGTGCTGATCATAGTCACAATGA AATGCAAGGTGACTGCTCTACTTCACCAAGGATTAAGGAAGAGCGCCAGGCAAAATCATCAAGAGAGTCAGAAGAATATAACAAGGATACAAAGGGTGCCCCTCATGATAGAAATGACCGCCATGATGCAGTTAATGGTTCCAGAGA TAGCAATTTGCATGTCGACAGGAAGCCGGTAACACCTGACGATGAGGGATCCCATGCCTGCTGGAGGTCACCCAGACCATCTTCTGGATCATGCTCAAGAAAGCGAGATGACTGTTCTGCTTCCCCAAATAAAAAGGAAGAGCGCCGGGCAAAATCACCAAAACAATCCATTGAATACAAGGATGAAAAGAGGAGGTCATGTACTGCTGATGATATGAATGGCCGACATAATGCTGTTAATGGTTACAAGAA AAGGCGAGATGGCTACTCTGCTTCCCCAAAGATAAAGGAGGAGTGCAGGGCAGAATCACCACGACCGACAAAAGAACGTGAGGATAATGGTGGCATTGACCGTACTGATGCTGACAATGGCTACAATGA GAGGCGTGCAGGACCTGACTCTGCTTCACAGAAGAGAATGGAAAAGCCTCCCCAAGCAAAATCACAAAGCCAGTCAAAAGAATATGATAACGGTAAGGAGAACAGATCCTATACCCATGATGATGGAAAGGAGTGCCGCAATGCTGATAATGGTTCCAAAGT GCGAAAGGACTACTCAGCTGCTGGAAAGAGAAAGGAAGAGCGCCAGGCAAGTTTACCAAGACAATCAAAGGAACATGATGAACATAAGAAGAGGGGATCCTATACTCGTGATGATAGAAATGACCTCCGTGATGCTGATAATGGTTCCAAAGA AAGGCGAAAGGACTACTCAGCTGCTGGAAAGAGAAAGGAAGAGCGCCAGGCAAGTTTACCAAGACAATCAAAGGAACATGACGAGCATACGAAGAGGGGATGCTATACTCGTGATGATAGAAATGACCTCTGCGATGCTGATAATGGTTCCAAAGA AAGGCGAAAGGACTACTCAGCTGCTGGAAAGAGAAAGGAAGAGCGCCAGGCAAGTTTACCAAGACAATCAAAGGAACATGATGAGCATAAGAAGAGGGGATCATATACTCCTGATGATAGAGATGACCCCCGTGATGCTGATAATGGTTCCAAAGA GCGAAATGATTACTCAGCTTCCCGAAAGAGAATGGAGGACTACAGGGCAAAATCATCAAGACAATCAAAAGAACATGGTGATGATAAGAAAAGGGGATCGTGTACTCCTGATGATAGAAGCCACCGCTCCGATGCTGATAATGGTTTGAGAGA AAGACAAGGTGACTTCTCAGCTTCCGGACAGAGAAAGGAAGAGTACCGGGGAAAATCACCAAGACAGTTAAAGGAACATGGTGACAATAAGAAGAGGGGGTCATATACGCCTGCTGATAGAAATGACCTTGATAATGGTTGCAATGA GAAGCTGGCAACACATGACGGTAGCCGTAGCCCCTGCCCTGGCCGGAGGTCGCCGCGACCATCTTAG
- the LOC123086273 gene encoding filaggrin isoform X2, translated as MVRSRSPKGGDDGRRRSTPRRSSDEQGGRKEKGPISLLVRNIPHNCRYEDLRVPFAKFGPVRDIYMPKDYYSGEPKGFAFIEFFDSHDASEAQYHMNRKLFCGREIKVEPATDKRKRPEDMRRRTGVRVHSGSKGRDLSSHGRSRSRSHSRSPRQGGRDRSRSHSPAPRRRGDYSASPKRKEECQAKSSGQSKEHDNDKKLGSCTPGGRSERHDTDNYSNERRATPDYSAAPKRKEACQTKSPRQANEHDEDKNRISFSPDRNNCRDADNGHNERDDYFTSSKRKGERLSKSLRLSKEHDKDKKRRSYSRDDRSDCRDADNSFKERRATTDGGKRSCPRQRSPRPSSGSHSRRRDAYSASPKGKEEHREQSPRQSKEHDKHRKRRSNTPDDRNDCHGADHSHNEMQGDCSTSPRIKEERQAKSSRESEEYNKDTKGAPHDRNDRHDAVNGSRDSNLHVDRKPVTPDDEGSHACWRSPRPSSGSCSRKRDDCSASPNKKEERRAKSPKQSIEYKDEKRRSCTADDMNGRHNAVNGYKKRRDGYSASPKIKEECRAESPRPTKEREDNGGIDRTDADNGYNERRAGPDSASQKRMEKPPQAKSQSQSKEYDNGKENRSYTHDDGKECRNADNGSKVRKDYSAAGKRKEERQASLPRQSKEHDEHKKRGSYTRDDRNDLRDADNGSKERRKDYSAAGKRKEERQASLPRQSKEHDEHTKRGCYTRDDRNDLCDADNGSKERRKDYSAAGKRKEERQASLPRQSKEHDEHKKRGSYTPDDRDDPRDADNGSKERRNDYSASRKRMEDYRAKSSRQSKEHGDDKKRGSCTPDDRSHRSDADNGLREQGDFSASGQRKEEYRGKSPRQLKEHGDNKKRGSYTPADRNDLDNGCNEKLATHDGSRSPCPGRRSPRPS; from the exons ATGGTGAGGAGCCGCTCTCCCAAGGGCGGAGATGACGGCAGGCGACGAAGCACTCCTAGGAGAAGTTCtgatgagcaaggaggaaggaaGGAAAAAGGTCCTATAAGCCTCTTGGTGCGTAACATCCCTCATAACTGCAG ATATGAAGATCTTCGAGTTCCTTTTGCAAAGTTTGGTCCTGTTCGGGATATTTACATGCCAAAAGATTACTACAGTGG GGAGCCAAAAGGGTTTGCTTTTATTGAGTTTTTTGACTCCCATGATGCTTCGGAGGCGCAATATCACATGAACCGTAAGCTGTTTTGTGGACGTGAAATTAAAGTTGAGCCTGCCACGGATAAACGGAAAAGGCCTGAAGACATGCGTAGACGAACTGGAGTAAG AGTTCATTCTGGTTCTAAAGGGCGCGATCTTTCTAGCCATG GACGGTCTCGTTCTCGTTCACACTCCCGTTCTCCTCGCCAAGGTGGTCGTGATAGATCACG GTCACATTCTCCTGCACCAAGAAGGCGTGGTGACTACTCTGCTTCACCAAAGAGAAAGGAAGAGTGCCAGGCAAAATCGTCAGGACAATCAAAAGAACATGACAACGATAAGAAGCTGGGATCCTGTACTCCTGGTGGTAGAAGTGAACGTCATGACACTGATAATTATTCCAATGA GAGGCGGGCAACACCTGACTATTCTGCTGCACCAAAGAGAAAAGAAGCGTGCCAGACAAAATCACCAAGGCAGGCAAATGAACATGATGAGGACAAGAACCGTATATCTTTTAGTCCTGATAGAAACAACTGCCGTGATGCTGACAATGGCCACAATGA GCGAGATGACTACTTTACTTCATCAAAGAGAAAGGGAGAACGCCTGTCAAAATCACTAAGATTGTCCAAAGAACATGATAAGGATAAGAAGCGGAGATCCTATAGTCGTGATGATCGAAGTGACTGCCGTGATGCTGATAATAGTTTCAAAGA GAGGCGGGCAACAACTGATGGTGGTAAGAGATCCTGTCCCCGCCAGAGGTCACCCAGACCATCCTCTGGATCACACTCAAGAAGGCGAGATGCCTACTCTGCTTCCCCAAAGGGAAAAGAAGAGCATCGGGAACAATCACCAAGACAGTCAAAAGAACATGATAAACATAGGAAGCGGAGATCCAATACTCCTGATGATAGAAATGACTGCCATGGTGCTGATCATAGTCACAATGA AATGCAAGGTGACTGCTCTACTTCACCAAGGATTAAGGAAGAGCGCCAGGCAAAATCATCAAGAGAGTCAGAAGAATATAACAAGGATACAAAGGGTGCCCCTCATGATAGAAATGACCGCCATGATGCAGTTAATGGTTCCAGAGA TAGCAATTTGCATGTCGACAGGAAGCCGGTAACACCTGACGATGAGGGATCCCATGCCTGCTGGAGGTCACCCAGACCATCTTCTGGATCATGCTCAAGAAAGCGAGATGACTGTTCTGCTTCCCCAAATAAAAAGGAAGAGCGCCGGGCAAAATCACCAAAACAATCCATTGAATACAAGGATGAAAAGAGGAGGTCATGTACTGCTGATGATATGAATGGCCGACATAATGCTGTTAATGGTTACAAGAA AAGGCGAGATGGCTACTCTGCTTCCCCAAAGATAAAGGAGGAGTGCAGGGCAGAATCACCACGACCGACAAAAGAACGTGAGGATAATGGTGGCATTGACCGTACTGATGCTGACAATGGCTACAATGA GAGGCGTGCAGGACCTGACTCTGCTTCACAGAAGAGAATGGAAAAGCCTCCCCAAGCAAAATCACAAAGCCAGTCAAAAGAATATGATAACGGTAAGGAGAACAGATCCTATACCCATGATGATGGAAAGGAGTGCCGCAATGCTGATAATGGTTCCAAAGT GCGAAAGGACTACTCAGCTGCTGGAAAGAGAAAGGAAGAGCGCCAGGCAAGTTTACCAAGACAATCAAAGGAACATGATGAACATAAGAAGAGGGGATCCTATACTCGTGATGATAGAAATGACCTCCGTGATGCTGATAATGGTTCCAAAGA AAGGCGAAAGGACTACTCAGCTGCTGGAAAGAGAAAGGAAGAGCGCCAGGCAAGTTTACCAAGACAATCAAAGGAACATGACGAGCATACGAAGAGGGGATGCTATACTCGTGATGATAGAAATGACCTCTGCGATGCTGATAATGGTTCCAAAGA AAGGCGAAAGGACTACTCAGCTGCTGGAAAGAGAAAGGAAGAGCGCCAGGCAAGTTTACCAAGACAATCAAAGGAACATGATGAGCATAAGAAGAGGGGATCATATACTCCTGATGATAGAGATGACCCCCGTGATGCTGATAATGGTTCCAAAGA AAGGCGAAATGATTACTCAGCTTCCCGAAAGAGAATGGAGGACTACAGGGCAAAATCATCAAGACAATCAAAAGAACATGGTGATGATAAGAAAAGGGGATCGTGTACTCCTGATGATAGAAGCCACCGCTCCGATGCTGATAATGGTTTGAGAGA ACAAGGTGACTTCTCAGCTTCCGGACAGAGAAAGGAAGAGTACCGGGGAAAATCACCAAGACAGTTAAAGGAACATGGTGACAATAAGAAGAGGGGGTCATATACGCCTGCTGATAGAAATGACCTTGATAATGGTTGCAATGA GAAGCTGGCAACACATGACGGTAGCCGTAGCCCCTGCCCTGGCCGGAGGTCGCCGCGACCATCTTAG
- the LOC123086273 gene encoding filaggrin isoform X17: protein MVRSRSPKGGDDGRRRSTPRRSSDEQGGRKEKGPISLLVRNIPHNCRYEDLRVPFAKFGPVRDIYMPKDYYSGEPKGFAFIEFFDSHDASEAQYHMNRKLFCGREIKVEPATDKRKRPEDMRRRTGVRVHSGSKGRDLSSHGRSRSRSHSRSPRQGGRDRSRSHSPAPRRRGDYSASPKRKEECQAKSSGQSKEHDNDKKLGSCTPGGRSERHDTDNYSNERRATPDYSAAPKRKEACQTKSPRQANEHDEDKNRISFSPDRNNCRDADNGHNERDDYFTSSKRKGERLSKSLRLSKEHDKDKKRRSYSRDDRSDCRDADNSFKERRATTDGGKRSCPRQRSPRPSSGSHSRRRDAYSASPKGKEEHREQSPRQSKEHDKHRKRRSNTPDDRNDCHGADHSHNEMQGDCSTSPRIKEERQAKSSRESEEYNKDTKGAPHDRNDRHDAVNGSRDSNLHVDRKPVTPDDEGSHACWRSPRPSSGSCSRKRDDCSASPNKKEERRAKSPKQSIEYKDEKRRSCTADDMNGRHNAVNGYKKRRDGYSASPKIKEECRAESPRPTKEREDNGGIDRTDADNGYNERRAGPDSASQKRMEKPPQAKSQSQSKEYDNGKENRSYTHDDGKECRNADNGSKVRKDYSAAGKRKEERQASLPRQSKEHDEHKKRGSYTRDDRNDLRDADNGSKERRKDYSAAGKRKEERQASLPRQSKEHDEHKKRGSYTPDDRDDPRDADNGSKERNDYSASRKRMEDYRAKSSRQSKEHGDDKKRGSCTPDDRSHRSDADNGLRERQGDFSASGQRKEEYRGKSPRQLKEHGDNKKRGSYTPADRNDLDNGCNEKLATHDGSRSPCPGRRSPRPS from the exons ATGGTGAGGAGCCGCTCTCCCAAGGGCGGAGATGACGGCAGGCGACGAAGCACTCCTAGGAGAAGTTCtgatgagcaaggaggaaggaaGGAAAAAGGTCCTATAAGCCTCTTGGTGCGTAACATCCCTCATAACTGCAG ATATGAAGATCTTCGAGTTCCTTTTGCAAAGTTTGGTCCTGTTCGGGATATTTACATGCCAAAAGATTACTACAGTGG GGAGCCAAAAGGGTTTGCTTTTATTGAGTTTTTTGACTCCCATGATGCTTCGGAGGCGCAATATCACATGAACCGTAAGCTGTTTTGTGGACGTGAAATTAAAGTTGAGCCTGCCACGGATAAACGGAAAAGGCCTGAAGACATGCGTAGACGAACTGGAGTAAG AGTTCATTCTGGTTCTAAAGGGCGCGATCTTTCTAGCCATG GACGGTCTCGTTCTCGTTCACACTCCCGTTCTCCTCGCCAAGGTGGTCGTGATAGATCACG GTCACATTCTCCTGCACCAAGAAGGCGTGGTGACTACTCTGCTTCACCAAAGAGAAAGGAAGAGTGCCAGGCAAAATCGTCAGGACAATCAAAAGAACATGACAACGATAAGAAGCTGGGATCCTGTACTCCTGGTGGTAGAAGTGAACGTCATGACACTGATAATTATTCCAATGA GAGGCGGGCAACACCTGACTATTCTGCTGCACCAAAGAGAAAAGAAGCGTGCCAGACAAAATCACCAAGGCAGGCAAATGAACATGATGAGGACAAGAACCGTATATCTTTTAGTCCTGATAGAAACAACTGCCGTGATGCTGACAATGGCCACAATGA GCGAGATGACTACTTTACTTCATCAAAGAGAAAGGGAGAACGCCTGTCAAAATCACTAAGATTGTCCAAAGAACATGATAAGGATAAGAAGCGGAGATCCTATAGTCGTGATGATCGAAGTGACTGCCGTGATGCTGATAATAGTTTCAAAGA GAGGCGGGCAACAACTGATGGTGGTAAGAGATCCTGTCCCCGCCAGAGGTCACCCAGACCATCCTCTGGATCACACTCAAGAAGGCGAGATGCCTACTCTGCTTCCCCAAAGGGAAAAGAAGAGCATCGGGAACAATCACCAAGACAGTCAAAAGAACATGATAAACATAGGAAGCGGAGATCCAATACTCCTGATGATAGAAATGACTGCCATGGTGCTGATCATAGTCACAATGA AATGCAAGGTGACTGCTCTACTTCACCAAGGATTAAGGAAGAGCGCCAGGCAAAATCATCAAGAGAGTCAGAAGAATATAACAAGGATACAAAGGGTGCCCCTCATGATAGAAATGACCGCCATGATGCAGTTAATGGTTCCAGAGA TAGCAATTTGCATGTCGACAGGAAGCCGGTAACACCTGACGATGAGGGATCCCATGCCTGCTGGAGGTCACCCAGACCATCTTCTGGATCATGCTCAAGAAAGCGAGATGACTGTTCTGCTTCCCCAAATAAAAAGGAAGAGCGCCGGGCAAAATCACCAAAACAATCCATTGAATACAAGGATGAAAAGAGGAGGTCATGTACTGCTGATGATATGAATGGCCGACATAATGCTGTTAATGGTTACAAGAA AAGGCGAGATGGCTACTCTGCTTCCCCAAAGATAAAGGAGGAGTGCAGGGCAGAATCACCACGACCGACAAAAGAACGTGAGGATAATGGTGGCATTGACCGTACTGATGCTGACAATGGCTACAATGA GAGGCGTGCAGGACCTGACTCTGCTTCACAGAAGAGAATGGAAAAGCCTCCCCAAGCAAAATCACAAAGCCAGTCAAAAGAATATGATAACGGTAAGGAGAACAGATCCTATACCCATGATGATGGAAAGGAGTGCCGCAATGCTGATAATGGTTCCAAAGT GCGAAAGGACTACTCAGCTGCTGGAAAGAGAAAGGAAGAGCGCCAGGCAAGTTTACCAAGACAATCAAAGGAACATGATGAACATAAGAAGAGGGGATCCTATACTCGTGATGATAGAAATGACCTCCGTGATGCTGATAATGGTTCCAAAGA AAGGCGAAAGGACTACTCAGCTGCTGGAAAGAGAAAGGAAGAGCGCCAGGCAAGTTTACCAAGACAATCAAAGGAACATGATGAGCATAAGAAGAGGGGATCATATACTCCTGATGATAGAGATGACCCCCGTGATGCTGATAATGGTTCCAAAGA GCGAAATGATTACTCAGCTTCCCGAAAGAGAATGGAGGACTACAGGGCAAAATCATCAAGACAATCAAAAGAACATGGTGATGATAAGAAAAGGGGATCGTGTACTCCTGATGATAGAAGCCACCGCTCCGATGCTGATAATGGTTTGAGAGA AAGACAAGGTGACTTCTCAGCTTCCGGACAGAGAAAGGAAGAGTACCGGGGAAAATCACCAAGACAGTTAAAGGAACATGGTGACAATAAGAAGAGGGGGTCATATACGCCTGCTGATAGAAATGACCTTGATAATGGTTGCAATGA GAAGCTGGCAACACATGACGGTAGCCGTAGCCCCTGCCCTGGCCGGAGGTCGCCGCGACCATCTTAG
- the LOC123086273 gene encoding filaggrin isoform X19 — MVRSRSPKGGDDGRRRSTPRRSSDEQGGRKEKGPISLLVRNIPHNCRYEDLRVPFAKFGPVRDIYMPKDYYSGEPKGFAFIEFFDSHDASEAQYHMNRKLFCGREIKVEPATDKRKRPEDMRRRTGVRVHSGSKGRDLSSHGRSRSRSHSRSPRQGGRDRSRSHSPAPRRRGDYSASPKRKEECQAKSSGQSKEHDNDKKLGSCTPGGRSERHDTDNYSNERRATPDYSAAPKRKEACQTKSPRQANEHDEDKNRISFSPDRNNCRDADNGHNERDDYFTSSKRKGERLSKSLRLSKEHDKDKKRRSYSRDDRSDCRDADNSFKERRATTDGGKRSCPRQRSPRPSSGSHSRRRDAYSASPKGKEEHREQSPRQSKEHDKHRKRRSNTPDDRNDCHGADHSHNEMQGDCSTSPRIKEERQAKSSRESEEYNKDTKGAPHDRNDRHDAVNGSRDSNLHVDRKPVTPDDEGSHACWRSPRPSSGSCSRKRDDCSASPNKKEERRAKSPKQSIEYKDEKRRSCTADDMNGRHNAVNGYKKRRDGYSASPKIKEECRAESPRPTKEREDNGGIDRTDADNGYNERRAGPDSASQKRMEKPPQAKSQSQSKEYDNGKENRSYTHDDGKECRNADNGSKVRKDYSAAGKRKEERQASLPRQSKEHDEHKKRGSYTRDDRNDLRDADNGSKERRNDYSASRKRMEDYRAKSSRQSKEHGDDKKRGSCTPDDRSHRSDADNGLREQGDFSASGQRKEEYRGKSPRQLKEHGDNKKRGSYTPADRNDLDNGCNEKLATHDGSRSPCPGRRSPRPS, encoded by the exons ATGGTGAGGAGCCGCTCTCCCAAGGGCGGAGATGACGGCAGGCGACGAAGCACTCCTAGGAGAAGTTCtgatgagcaaggaggaaggaaGGAAAAAGGTCCTATAAGCCTCTTGGTGCGTAACATCCCTCATAACTGCAG ATATGAAGATCTTCGAGTTCCTTTTGCAAAGTTTGGTCCTGTTCGGGATATTTACATGCCAAAAGATTACTACAGTGG GGAGCCAAAAGGGTTTGCTTTTATTGAGTTTTTTGACTCCCATGATGCTTCGGAGGCGCAATATCACATGAACCGTAAGCTGTTTTGTGGACGTGAAATTAAAGTTGAGCCTGCCACGGATAAACGGAAAAGGCCTGAAGACATGCGTAGACGAACTGGAGTAAG AGTTCATTCTGGTTCTAAAGGGCGCGATCTTTCTAGCCATG GACGGTCTCGTTCTCGTTCACACTCCCGTTCTCCTCGCCAAGGTGGTCGTGATAGATCACG GTCACATTCTCCTGCACCAAGAAGGCGTGGTGACTACTCTGCTTCACCAAAGAGAAAGGAAGAGTGCCAGGCAAAATCGTCAGGACAATCAAAAGAACATGACAACGATAAGAAGCTGGGATCCTGTACTCCTGGTGGTAGAAGTGAACGTCATGACACTGATAATTATTCCAATGA GAGGCGGGCAACACCTGACTATTCTGCTGCACCAAAGAGAAAAGAAGCGTGCCAGACAAAATCACCAAGGCAGGCAAATGAACATGATGAGGACAAGAACCGTATATCTTTTAGTCCTGATAGAAACAACTGCCGTGATGCTGACAATGGCCACAATGA GCGAGATGACTACTTTACTTCATCAAAGAGAAAGGGAGAACGCCTGTCAAAATCACTAAGATTGTCCAAAGAACATGATAAGGATAAGAAGCGGAGATCCTATAGTCGTGATGATCGAAGTGACTGCCGTGATGCTGATAATAGTTTCAAAGA GAGGCGGGCAACAACTGATGGTGGTAAGAGATCCTGTCCCCGCCAGAGGTCACCCAGACCATCCTCTGGATCACACTCAAGAAGGCGAGATGCCTACTCTGCTTCCCCAAAGGGAAAAGAAGAGCATCGGGAACAATCACCAAGACAGTCAAAAGAACATGATAAACATAGGAAGCGGAGATCCAATACTCCTGATGATAGAAATGACTGCCATGGTGCTGATCATAGTCACAATGA AATGCAAGGTGACTGCTCTACTTCACCAAGGATTAAGGAAGAGCGCCAGGCAAAATCATCAAGAGAGTCAGAAGAATATAACAAGGATACAAAGGGTGCCCCTCATGATAGAAATGACCGCCATGATGCAGTTAATGGTTCCAGAGA TAGCAATTTGCATGTCGACAGGAAGCCGGTAACACCTGACGATGAGGGATCCCATGCCTGCTGGAGGTCACCCAGACCATCTTCTGGATCATGCTCAAGAAAGCGAGATGACTGTTCTGCTTCCCCAAATAAAAAGGAAGAGCGCCGGGCAAAATCACCAAAACAATCCATTGAATACAAGGATGAAAAGAGGAGGTCATGTACTGCTGATGATATGAATGGCCGACATAATGCTGTTAATGGTTACAAGAA AAGGCGAGATGGCTACTCTGCTTCCCCAAAGATAAAGGAGGAGTGCAGGGCAGAATCACCACGACCGACAAAAGAACGTGAGGATAATGGTGGCATTGACCGTACTGATGCTGACAATGGCTACAATGA GAGGCGTGCAGGACCTGACTCTGCTTCACAGAAGAGAATGGAAAAGCCTCCCCAAGCAAAATCACAAAGCCAGTCAAAAGAATATGATAACGGTAAGGAGAACAGATCCTATACCCATGATGATGGAAAGGAGTGCCGCAATGCTGATAATGGTTCCAAAGT GCGAAAGGACTACTCAGCTGCTGGAAAGAGAAAGGAAGAGCGCCAGGCAAGTTTACCAAGACAATCAAAGGAACATGATGAACATAAGAAGAGGGGATCCTATACTCGTGATGATAGAAATGACCTCCGTGATGCTGATAATGGTTCCAAAGA AAGGCGAAATGATTACTCAGCTTCCCGAAAGAGAATGGAGGACTACAGGGCAAAATCATCAAGACAATCAAAAGAACATGGTGATGATAAGAAAAGGGGATCGTGTACTCCTGATGATAGAAGCCACCGCTCCGATGCTGATAATGGTTTGAGAGA ACAAGGTGACTTCTCAGCTTCCGGACAGAGAAAGGAAGAGTACCGGGGAAAATCACCAAGACAGTTAAAGGAACATGGTGACAATAAGAAGAGGGGGTCATATACGCCTGCTGATAGAAATGACCTTGATAATGGTTGCAATGA GAAGCTGGCAACACATGACGGTAGCCGTAGCCCCTGCCCTGGCCGGAGGTCGCCGCGACCATCTTAG